GGTCGCGGGCCACCGGGCGAGAATGGGACCCGTGCCGATCTTCGTCCTCGCCTCCGCCTCCCCCGCCCGCCTGCAGACCCTGCGCAGCGCCGGCCTCGACCCGCTCGTCGTCGTCTCGGGGGTCGACGAGTCGCAGGTCGCGGGGGTCCCGCCCGCCGAGCTGGCGCTGGCGCTGGCCGAGCTCAAGTGCGCCGCCGTGCTCGACCGCAGCGAGGTGCCCGACGGCGCCCTGGTGCTGGGGTGCGACTCGGTGCTCGACCTCGACGGCGTGGCGCTCGGCAAGCCCGACGACGCCGCCGACGCGGTCTCGCGGTGGCGCGCGATGCGCGGACGCTCCGGTGTGCTGCGCACCGGTCACAGCCTCCGCGACACCTCCTCCGGCCGGGTCGTCTCGGCGACCGCCTCGACCACGGTCCGCTTCGCCGATGTCACCGACGCCGAGATCTCGGCGTACGTCGCCACCGGCGAGCCGCTGCACGTGGCGGGCGCGTTCACCGTCGACGGGCTCGGCGGCGCGTTCGTGACCGCGATCGAGGGCGACTTCCACAACGTGGTCGGGGTGAGCCTGCCACTGCTGCGCACGCTCGTGGCCGACCTCGGCCACGCCTGGACCGACCTGTGGGCCGCGAGCGCCCGGCAGGGCTAGCGACACGCCCTACGGCGCGGCTAGCCGAAGAGCGCCGACGCCTTGCGGATGGTCTCGACGAGGCCGTAGACGAGCGGGATCCCGACCAGGGCCCAGGCGGTGACGAGTCGCGCACTCATGCCGCACTCCTCTCGTTCAGCTTGCCGGTCGGGCTGTCGTCGTCGGACCGGGGTTCGTGGAAGCGCTCGGCGACCGGGCGCACCAGGAGGTTGGCCACCAGGCCGACGGCGAGCACGCCGACCATGGTCAGCAGGGCCGGACGGTAGGCATCGGCGGTGAGCGAGCCGGGCTCGCCCTGGGCGTCGAGGAAGCGGTTGACGATGAACGGTCCGGCCACGCCCGCCGCCGACCACGCCGTGAGCAGGCGGCCGTGGATCGCGCCGACCTGGAAGGTGCCGAACAGGTCGCGCAGGTAGGCCGGGATGGTGGCGAAGCCGCCGCCGTAGAAGCTGATGATCACCGCCGCGAGCAGCACGAAGAGCGCGGTGGAGGTCGAGCCGACCGTCGACAGCAGGACGTAGAGGGCCAGGCCCAGGCCCAGGTAGATCAGGTAGATGGGCTTGCGGCCGACCACGTCGGAGGTGGACGACCACACGAACCGGCCGGCCATGTTGGCGATCGACAGCAGCCCGACGAAACCGCCGGCTGCGGCGGCGCTCACGGTCGACGTCTCGCCCTCCCGGAAGAAGTCCTGGATCATCGGCGAGGCCTGCTCGAGGATGCCGATGCCCGCCGTCACGTTGCAGAACAGCACGACCCACAGCAGCCAGAACTGCGGGGTGCGGATCGCGTTGCCGGCCGACACCTGGGCGGTGGTGACGAGCTTCTTGGCGCGCACCGTCGACGGGTCCCAGCCCGCCGGGCTCCAGTCGTCGGCGGGGACCCGCACGGTGAACGCGCCGAACAGCATGAAGACCGCGTAGCCGGCGGCCAGGGTGACGAACAGCAGCGCCACCGCACGGCCGTCGGCGAGCGAGGTCGCGTCGGTGGAGTCGTACGCCGAGTCGTAGAGCGACATCAGCCGCCCGCTGAGCGGGCTCGCGACCAGCGCACCGCCGCCGAAGCCCATGATCGCCATACCGGTCGCGAGACCAGGCCGGTCGGGGAACCACTTGATCAGCGTCGAGACCGGCGAGATGTAGCCGATGCCGAGCCCGATGCCCCCGATGAACCCGTAGCCCACGAAGACCAGCCAGAGCCAGCCGAGGGCGATGCCGAGAGCGGCCACCAGGAAGCCGGTCACCCAGAAGCAGGCGGAGACGAACATCGCCGCGCGCGGGCCGTTGCGGTCGACCCAGGTGCCGCCGAACCCGGCCGCGAGGCCGAGCATCACGATCGCCAGCGAGAAGACGAGCCCGATCGTGGTCAGGCTGCTGTCGAAGTGGGCGACCAGCGCGGTCTTGTAGACGCTGGTCGCGTAGACCTGACCGATGCACAGGTGCACGGCGAGGGCTGCCGGTGGGACCAGCCAGCGGTTGAAGCGAGGACCAGCGACCGTGCGGTCGCGAGCGAGGAACGAGGGGAGCACGGTGGACCTTCCGAGACGGAAAGGCCCAGCGTGGGCGTCAGGCGGAGACGGTCGCCACACCCCTCAGGACGGGGCGCTCACCGCGGACGTGGGCGCCTCGAGCGGCCGGCGGAACACGAACCGCTTGAACAGGTAGAACCGGGCTCCGAAGGCGAGCACCAGGCCCACCCCGTTGGCCGACAGGTTGTCGGCGAGCATCGAGTCGAGGTGGAGCACGTGGCGGGTCAGGAACAGGCAGCCCACGGGCAGCACCATCGCGAGCAGGTTGATGACGACGTAGGCGGTCCACCCGCCGTCGGCCTGCCGGGGCGGGCGGTGCGGGAACACCCAGCCGCGGGCGCCGTGGTAGCTGATGACCATGCCGACGCAGTTGGCCAGGACGTAGGCGACGATCGGCTGGTCGCCCATCACGGTGGTGCCGACGAGCCAGCCGTGGGCCAGCACGTTGAAGATCACGAACGACACCCACGTCGCCAGCTGGGCGACGGCGAAGAATCGCCACACCTCGCCCAGGAGGCGCTGCCAGCGGTCGGACATGGGGCGATCCTATACGGAGAGCGACTCCGGTCGTGGCAGCGGCGCTACTCGACGGGCAGGCCGAGGCTGCGCGCGATCAGCATCCGCTGGACCTCGGAGGTGCCCTCGCCGATCTCGAGGACCTTGGCGTCGCGGTAGAAGCGCGCCACGGGGTACTCCTCCATGAAGCCGTAGCCGCCGAAGACCTGCGTCGCGATGCGGGTCGCGGTGACGGCGGACTCGGTGGAGTAGAGCTTGGCCACCGAGGCGGCACGCTTGACCTCCTGGTGCGGCGCACCGGCGTCCTTGAGGGCCGCAGCCTTGTAGGTCAGCAGTCGCGAGGCCTGGAGCATGACCTCGAGGTCGGCGATCTGGAAGGCGACCCCCTGCTTGCGCCCGATCGGCCCGCCGAAGGTCTGCCGCTCACCGGCGTAGGCGACCGCCATGTCGAGACAGGCCTGGATGCAGCCGACGGAGAGCGCCGAGATCGCGATCCGGCCGTCGTCGAGGGTGGCGAGGAACTGCGCGTAGCCGCGGCCCTCGTCGCCGAGCAGGTGGTCGGCCGGGACGTGGACGTCCTCGAACGACAGCGGGTGCGTGTCGGAGGCGTGCCAGCCGAGCTTGTCGTAGGCCTTCTCGGCGGTGAAGCCGGGCGTGCCGCTCGGCACCATGATCGCGCTGATCGCCGGTCGGCCGTCGTCGCGAGAACCGGTACGGGCGGTGACGGTCACCAGGCTGGTGATCTCGGAGCCCGAGTTGGTGATGAACTGCTTGGCCCCGTTGACGACCCACTCGTCACCGACGAGCTCGGCCTTGGTCTGGGTGGCCCCGGCGTCGGAGCCTGCTCCGGGCTCGGTCAGCCCGAACCCCGCGAGCGCCTCGCCGGCGACGAGCGCCGGGAGCCAGCGCTCCTTCTGCTCGGTGGTGCCGTAGGCCAGCAGCGGGTTGATGCCCAGGCCGACCCCGGCCTGCAGGGTGATGCCCATCGACTGGTCGACGCGACCGAGCTCCTCGATCGCGACGCAGAGGCTGGTGAAGTCGCCGTCGTCGCCTGCTCCGCCGTACTCCTCGGGGGCGGTGAGGCCGAAGAGGCCCAGCTTGCCCATCTGGTGCACCACGTCGACCGGGAAGTGGTGCTCGCGGTCCCACTGCGCCGCGTGCGGCGCGATCTGCGCCTCGGCGAACTCCCGGACACTGCGGCGGAACTCCTCGTGCTCACGACTCAGCTCGAACGTCATGCCGGAGATCATGCCACGGTGGTTAACGTTTGTTAACCACCCGGGCGGGGTGCCGACGAGGTCGGCGTCAGGTGCGCAGGTGCCGCACGGCCTGCCACCCGGGATCGGGGGTGTGGACGACCTCGACGCGACCCTGGGTCCAGCCGCCGACGGCGGCCTCCACCATGCCGGCGGTGGGTCGGGCGGAGTCGACGTAGTAGTGGAGGGTACGGCGACCACGACCGGTCTCGTGGGCGACCAGGCGCCCCGAGCCGGCGAGCCGGGTGGTGACGTGGTCCTCCAGCGCGCGCAGGTCGTCCAGCGCACCGGGGGCCGGCAGCCCCTCGTCGGTGGTGTCGGTGAACGGCACGTCGACCGCCAGGTGGGCGTCGAGGTGGGGCGCGAAGCTCGAGGCCAGGGGCACCTGCGCGACCGCCATCAACGGGGACCCGTCGAGCTCGCCCTGCAGCATCACCCAGGTGGGCTCGCCGTCCTCGCCGATCGCGTCGGCACGCACCTCGGCGACCAGGTCGCGCAGGCCGGCCAGGGTCACCGCGTCGGCCGGGGGGTCGAGGGCGGGCTCGACGTTGCCGATCCACGTCTCGCAGTCGGTCTCACCGAGGGTGTGGTCGAGGGAGATGAACACGACCACGCCGCGCGCCTGCTCGGGCAGGTCGCGCAGCAGCGGGTGGTGCACCGCGACGTCGACGTGGTGGCCGACCCGGGTGGCGGCGACACGGATCTCGGCGAAGTCGACCTCGGTGTCGCCGACCCGGATCGAGCCCGACTCCGGGTCGGGGTCGGCGGGGCGGGCGTCGGCGTAGGTCCAGGTCTCGGTGGGCTCTGGCGCCGCCAGCAGCCACCGCCGCGCCGTGGCCCGGGCCGCCGGGTTGCCCTCGGGGCTGACCACCAGCCGGTGGGCCGAGGTCTCGCTCGGCCCGAGCTCCCAGGTGAGCTCGGGCGACAGCGCGTGCACGCGGGCGTTGAGCTCGTCGACCAGGTCCTCGATCGTGCCGGCCTCGATCCCGGCCTCGCACGCCGCGGCACCCCCCGCGCCCCACCAGGCCCAGAACGCGTCGAAGTCGGGCGGGTTGGTCCCTTCGTCAGCCATGCGTCCGAGCCTAGGAGGTAGGCCGGCTGCGGTGGCTTCGAGGCTCGTCGCCAGGGCTCCTCGCTCCTCAGCCGACGTGACGACCCAACCCCTGAGAGGCGCCCCACGCCCCACCCAGGCCGACCACACGGCGCACGGAGACGGAGGCCGGCCGGAGTCGACCAGACCGACTAGCCGCAGTTGTCGCAGACGCCGGTGGCGGGGATGGCCATGAAGCACGTGGGGCACACGTTGACCGGGCGGTCGGAGGCGGCGATCCGCTTGGGCGCGGCGACCGTGGGCTCCTTCGGGGCGCGCGGCGCCTTGGGGGCGCGGGTGCCGGCCGCGGTCGTGGAGCGGGGGGCCCTGCTGCGGGTGGTCGAGAGCACCTCGGCCGGCACCCCGCCGTCCTCCGGCGCCGAGCCGGCCCACTGGTAGCACTCCAGGCGGGCGCGGGCAGCGTGCCGCTCGCGGGCGGCCGGGGTGGCGATGGGCAGCTCCTCGATGGCGCGCAGCACGTCGTCGTACCGCTCCCCCACCCAGCCGTGGCCGTCGACGACCAGCGCGGTCAGCGGCGGGTAGCCGTCGCGGTGGTGCAGGTGGGCCAAGGGCTGGAGCACCTTGGGCAGCCACCGCTCGAGCGGCCGGGTGGTGCGGATGGCGCTGGCGGCCTGCACCCGTTCGGCGAGGTCGGCCTCGCGGACGACGGCGTGGTAGGTCGTCGCCGTCTCCTCGAGTACGTCGTGGGCCGCGCGGGCCCAGTGCTCCAGGGCGATCGCCTCGGTGGTGGGCCGGCCCTCCGGCTCGTGCCAGAAACCCTTGCGCTCCTGCATGTACTCGGACATCCCGCCCAGGATATGCCCCCGCCCGGAGGTCCCCGACACGGAGTCAGGTCCCGTTCGGCGATCTGCCACCCGCGGAGCCTTCCGGACCAGATAACGTGCCCGACGGCCCCGGACCGCCACTAGTCTGCGCCAGTCCCCACGCCAGCGCCCGCGCTGGCACCGAGTCGCACCAGGAGCACGTGTTGCCCGACGTCAAGCCGTTGCAGAAGGTCCTGATCGCCAACCGCGGCGAGATCGCGGTCCGGGTCATCCGGGCGTGCAAGGACGCCGGGATCGGCAGTGTCGCCATCTACGCCGACCCCGATCGCGACGCCCAGTTCGTCCGGCTCGCCGACGAGGCGCACGCCCTCGGTGGGGCCACGCCCGCTGACTCCTACCTCGACATCGCCAAGATCATCGCGGTCGCGGAGCGCTCCGGGGCCGACTCGGTCCACCCGGGCTACGGCTTCCTGGCCGAGAACGCCGACTTCGCCCAGGCCGTGCTCGACGCCGGGCTGATCTGGATCGGTCCCCCGCCGGCCGCCATCGAGGCCCTCGGCGACAAGGCCAAGGCCAAGCACATCGCCGAGAAGGCCAACGCCCCGCTCGCCCCCGGCACCAAGGACCCCGTGAAGGACGCCGACGAGGTCGTCGCCTTCGCCAAGGAGGCCGGGCTGCCGGTGGCCATCAAGGCCGTCTTCGGCGGCGGCGGCCGTGGCCTCAAGGTCGCGCGCACCCTCGAGGAGATCCCCGACGCCTACGAGTCCGCGGTCCGCGAGGCGATCAGCGCCTTCGGCCGCGGCGAGTGCCTGGTCGAGAAGTTCCTCGACAAGCCGCGCCACGTCGAGACCCAGTGCCTGGCCGACTCCCACGGCAACGTCGTGGTCGTCTCCACCCGCGACTGCTCGCTCCAGCGCCGCAACCAGAAGCTCGTCGAGGAGGCGCCCGCGCCGTTCCTGACCGACGAGCAGGTCGCCGAGCTCTACGCCTCGTCCAAGGCGATCCTGCGCGAGGCGGCGTACGTCGGCGCCGGCACGTGCGAGTTCCTCGTCGCCTCCGACGGCACCATCTCCTTCCTCGAGGTCAACACCCGCCTCCAGGTCGAGCACTGCGTCTCCGAGGAGGTCACCGGCATCGACCTGGTCCGCGAGATGTTCCGCATCGCCGCCGGCGAGGAGCTCGGCTACGACGACCCGCCGGTCACCGGGCACGCCATCGAGTACCGCATCAACGCCGAGGACGGCGGCCGCAACTTCATGCCCGCTCCCGGCACCCTCTCGGCCTGGGGCCCGCCCTCGGGCCCGGGCGTGCGCGTCGACGGCGGCTACGAGAAGGGCGAGACCATCCCCGGGGCGTTCGACTCCCTGATCGCCAAGCTCGTCGTCAGCGGCCGTGACCGTACCCAGGCCCTCGAGCGCTCGCGTCGCGCCCTCGACGAGTTCGTCGTCGACGGCATGCCCACCGTGATCCCGTTCCACCGCGCGGTCGTGCGCGATCCGGCGTACATCGGCGACGGCACGACGTTCCACGTCTACACCCAGTGGATCGAGACCGAGTTCGACAACCGGATCGAGCCCTACGGCGGCGACGTGGCCGAGGCCGAGGAGCCGCAGGAGCGGCAGACGGTCGTCGTCGAGGTCGGCGGTCGGCGCCTCGAGGTGGTCATCCCCTCCGGTCTCGGCGGCCTGTCGTCCGGGGGCGCCGCGGGCGGAGCCCGGAAGCCGAAGCGTGCGGGCGGCAAGAAGGCCGGCGCGGCCGCGTCGGGCGACTCGGTCACCAGCCCGATGCAGGGCACCGTCGTCAAGGTCGTCGTCACCGACGGCCAGGACGTGGCCGAGGGCGACACCATCGTGGTCATCGAGGCCATGAAGATGGAGCAGCCGCTCAAGGCCCACCGGGCCGGCACCGTCACCGGGCTGGCCGCGGAGGTGGGCGCGACCGTGACGAGCGGCCAGACCATCTGCGACATCAAGGACTGACACATCAACAACCGCTCCTCCCGCGACCCGCAGCTGGGTCAGGCGGTCGTCGCCGGCATCGTCACCGCCGTCGTCGGCTTCACCTCCTCCTTCGCGGTCGTCCTGGCCGGACTGGACCACGTCGGTGCCTCCGCCGGCGACGCGGCCTCCGGGCTGCTGGTCGTCACCATGACGATGGGTCTGGGGTGCCTGCTCTTCTCCTGGCGCACCCGGATCCCGGTGACGATCGCCTGGTCGACCCCGGGCGCGGCCCTCCTCGCCGGCGCGACCGTGCCCGACGGCGGGTACGCCGACGCCGTCGGCGCCTTCGCGCTCGCCGGCCTGCTCTACCTGGCGACCGGCCTGGTCCGGCCGCTGGGCGACCTGGTGCGCCGGATCCCGACCGCACTGGCCAACGCGATGCTCGCCGGCGTGCTGCTGAGCCTGTGCGTCGAGCCGTTCCTGGCCGTGGTCGACCAGCCGGGTGCCGTCGCTCCCGTGCTCGTGGTCTGGCTGCTGCTGCTGCGGGTCGCCCGCCGGTGGGCCGTGCCCGGCGCCTTCGCCGCCGCGATCGTGGTCATCGTGGCCTCCGGGTCCCTCTCCGAGGTCGCCGGGGGCGACCTCGCCCCGACCCTGACCTGGACCACCCCCACCGTCGACGTCGCCACCATGGTCGCGATCGGGGTGCCCCTCTACCTGGTGACGATGACGAGCCAGAACATTCCCGGGGTCGCGGTCCTCGGCTCGTTCGGCTACCGCGCGCCGCTCGCCCCCGCGCTGATGTACACCGGCGTCACGACCGTCGCCACCGCGCCGCTCGGCGGCTTCTCCATCAACCTCGGGGCGATCTCCGCGGCCATCTCGGCCGGGCCGACCGCCGGGGAGGACCCCGATCGCCGGTGGGTGGCCGGCGTCTCCACGGGCGTCACCTACATGCTGCTGGGTCCGCTGACCGCGCTGGTGACCGCCGTGTCGGCGGCCGCCCCGGCCGGTGTCATCGCGACGGTCGCCGGGCTCGCCCTCATCGGCACCTTCGGCTCGGCGGCGGCATCGGCCCTGGGCGACGACGGCTACCGCGAGGCCGCCGCCGTCGCGTTCGTCGTCGCGGCGTCCGGGCTGACGATCGCCGGCGTCGGGGCGGCGTTCTGGGCGCTGCTCGCAGGCGGCGTGTTCGTGCTGGTGATGCGCGTCGGCGCGTCGCCCGCCCCCGCCGCGCGGTGACCCTCGTCAGGGCCGGGTCGAGGTCGCCCACGCGGCGAGGTCCTGCTCACCGAGGAGTCGCCGGCCCAGCCGCCGACCGGCCTCCACGAGCTCGTCGACGGTGGAGGCGACCGTGACCGAGGACAGTCCGAGCGCTCCGGCCTCGGCGGCGCTCAGCCGGGTCTGACCCACCACGGCGTGGACCGGCAGGGGCCCCTCGGCCCGACGGCACGCCTCGAGCACGCCGGCGATCACCTTGCCCTCCCGGGTCTGGCCGTCCAGACGCCCCTCGCCGGTGATGACGGCGGCACAGGGCCGGGCTGCGGCAGCGAAGCCGAGAGCGTCGAGCACCACCTCGATGCCCGACCTGAGCTCGGCGCCGAACCGGGCCCACAGGCCACCCGACAGGCCGCCCGCGCACCCGGTCCGGGGCACGCCTCGTGGGTCGCGCGGCAGCCGTCCGGCCAGCGACGCCAGTCGCTCCTCGAGCCGGGCGACGGTCACGGTGTCGGCGCCCTTCTGGGGTGCGTAGACGGCGGCGGCCTGCTCGAACGGGGTGGTCACGTCGCAGAGCACCTCGAGGCGGCAGCCCCCCAGCCCGCCGTGCTCGAGGATCGACTCGATCGCCCCGGCACCCCCGTCGGTGGTGGCACTGCCACCGACACCGAGCAGGATGCGTTCGGCTCCGCTGGCCACGGCGGCCGCGACGAGCTCGCCGGTCCCGCGGGTGCTGGCGTCCCAGGCGCTCCTCGGGTCCGGTACGACGAGCGAGAGGCCACTGGCCGAGGCCGTCTCGACCACCGCCGTACGGCGGTCCTCGGAGACCAGGAAACGCCCCACGACCGGCGTCCCGAGGGGGCCGGTCACCGGCACGTGGTGGACCGCACCGCGGAAGGCGCGACGCAGCACGTCGAGGGTGCCCTCGCCGCCGTCGGCCAACGGCAGCCGCACCGGCTCGGCGCCGACGGATCGCAGCCCGGAGGCCACCGAGGCGGCCACGACGTCCGCGCCGTGGGTTCCCTTGAAGGAGTCGGGGGCCACCAGCACACGGACCACGCGGTCGGCCCCGGCGGCCGCGTCCATCAGGCGGCGAACGGACCGACGGTGATCTTCCACTCCTGCAGGACGCGGTCCTTGGTCACGTCGAGCTGGGTGTAGGGGTCCTGGTCGACGAGTGCCTGCGCGGCGTCGAGGTCGTCGGCGGAGAAGACGATGATGCCCCCGGTGAGGTCGGCCAACGGCCCGGCGAGGACGACGGAGCCGGCCTCCTCGAGCGTGGCGAGGTGGCTCATGTGGTCGGGACGCCGCTCGGCCCGCAGAGGG
The Nocardioides plantarum genome window above contains:
- a CDS encoding glycerate kinase, which gives rise to MDAAAGADRVVRVLVAPDSFKGTHGADVVAASVASGLRSVGAEPVRLPLADGGEGTLDVLRRAFRGAVHHVPVTGPLGTPVVGRFLVSEDRRTAVVETASASGLSLVVPDPRSAWDASTRGTGELVAAAVASGAERILLGVGGSATTDGGAGAIESILEHGGLGGCRLEVLCDVTTPFEQAAAVYAPQKGADTVTVARLEERLASLAGRLPRDPRGVPRTGCAGGLSGGLWARFGAELRSGIEVVLDALGFAAAARPCAAVITGEGRLDGQTREGKVIAGVLEACRRAEGPLPVHAVVGQTRLSAAEAGALGLSSVTVASTVDELVEAGRRLGRRLLGEQDLAAWATSTRP
- a CDS encoding MFS transporter small subunit, whose protein sequence is MSARLVTAWALVGIPLVYGLVETIRKASALFG
- a CDS encoding OFA family MFS transporter; the encoded protein is MLPSFLARDRTVAGPRFNRWLVPPAALAVHLCIGQVYATSVYKTALVAHFDSSLTTIGLVFSLAIVMLGLAAGFGGTWVDRNGPRAAMFVSACFWVTGFLVAALGIALGWLWLVFVGYGFIGGIGLGIGYISPVSTLIKWFPDRPGLATGMAIMGFGGGALVASPLSGRLMSLYDSAYDSTDATSLADGRAVALLFVTLAAGYAVFMLFGAFTVRVPADDWSPAGWDPSTVRAKKLVTTAQVSAGNAIRTPQFWLLWVVLFCNVTAGIGILEQASPMIQDFFREGETSTVSAAAAGGFVGLLSIANMAGRFVWSSTSDVVGRKPIYLIYLGLGLALYVLLSTVGSTSTALFVLLAAVIISFYGGGFATIPAYLRDLFGTFQVGAIHGRLLTAWSAAGVAGPFIVNRFLDAQGEPGSLTADAYRPALLTMVGVLAVGLVANLLVRPVAERFHEPRSDDDSPTGKLNERSAA
- a CDS encoding acyl-CoA dehydrogenase family protein; amino-acid sequence: MTFELSREHEEFRRSVREFAEAQIAPHAAQWDREHHFPVDVVHQMGKLGLFGLTAPEEYGGAGDDGDFTSLCVAIEELGRVDQSMGITLQAGVGLGINPLLAYGTTEQKERWLPALVAGEALAGFGLTEPGAGSDAGATQTKAELVGDEWVVNGAKQFITNSGSEITSLVTVTARTGSRDDGRPAISAIMVPSGTPGFTAEKAYDKLGWHASDTHPLSFEDVHVPADHLLGDEGRGYAQFLATLDDGRIAISALSVGCIQACLDMAVAYAGERQTFGGPIGRKQGVAFQIADLEVMLQASRLLTYKAAALKDAGAPHQEVKRAASVAKLYSTESAVTATRIATQVFGGYGFMEEYPVARFYRDAKVLEIGEGTSEVQRMLIARSLGLPVE
- a CDS encoding acetyl/propionyl/methylcrotonyl-CoA carboxylase subunit alpha codes for the protein MPDVKPLQKVLIANRGEIAVRVIRACKDAGIGSVAIYADPDRDAQFVRLADEAHALGGATPADSYLDIAKIIAVAERSGADSVHPGYGFLAENADFAQAVLDAGLIWIGPPPAAIEALGDKAKAKHIAEKANAPLAPGTKDPVKDADEVVAFAKEAGLPVAIKAVFGGGGRGLKVARTLEEIPDAYESAVREAISAFGRGECLVEKFLDKPRHVETQCLADSHGNVVVVSTRDCSLQRRNQKLVEEAPAPFLTDEQVAELYASSKAILREAAYVGAGTCEFLVASDGTISFLEVNTRLQVEHCVSEEVTGIDLVREMFRIAAGEELGYDDPPVTGHAIEYRINAEDGGRNFMPAPGTLSAWGPPSGPGVRVDGGYEKGETIPGAFDSLIAKLVVSGRDRTQALERSRRALDEFVVDGMPTVIPFHRAVVRDPAYIGDGTTFHVYTQWIETEFDNRIEPYGGDVAEAEEPQERQTVVVEVGGRRLEVVIPSGLGGLSSGGAAGGARKPKRAGGKKAGAAASGDSVTSPMQGTVVKVVVTDGQDVAEGDTIVVIEAMKMEQPLKAHRAGTVTGLAAEVGATVTSGQTICDIKD
- a CDS encoding GtrA family protein; this translates as MSDRWQRLLGEVWRFFAVAQLATWVSFVIFNVLAHGWLVGTTVMGDQPIVAYVLANCVGMVISYHGARGWVFPHRPPRQADGGWTAYVVINLLAMVLPVGCLFLTRHVLHLDSMLADNLSANGVGLVLAFGARFYLFKRFVFRRPLEAPTSAVSAPS
- a CDS encoding YciI family protein, with the protein product MAYFVLTYGYHDTPLRAERRPDHMSHLATLEEAGSVVLAGPLADLTGGIIVFSADDLDAAQALVDQDPYTQLDVTKDRVLQEWKITVGPFAA
- a CDS encoding DUF695 domain-containing protein; protein product: MADEGTNPPDFDAFWAWWGAGGAAACEAGIEAGTIEDLVDELNARVHALSPELTWELGPSETSAHRLVVSPEGNPAARATARRWLLAAPEPTETWTYADARPADPDPESGSIRVGDTEVDFAEIRVAATRVGHHVDVAVHHPLLRDLPEQARGVVVFISLDHTLGETDCETWIGNVEPALDPPADAVTLAGLRDLVAEVRADAIGEDGEPTWVMLQGELDGSPLMAVAQVPLASSFAPHLDAHLAVDVPFTDTTDEGLPAPGALDDLRALEDHVTTRLAGSGRLVAHETGRGRRTLHYYVDSARPTAGMVEAAVGGWTQGRVEVVHTPDPGWQAVRHLRT
- a CDS encoding benzoate/H(+) symporter BenE family transporter: MGQAVVAGIVTAVVGFTSSFAVVLAGLDHVGASAGDAASGLLVVTMTMGLGCLLFSWRTRIPVTIAWSTPGAALLAGATVPDGGYADAVGAFALAGLLYLATGLVRPLGDLVRRIPTALANAMLAGVLLSLCVEPFLAVVDQPGAVAPVLVVWLLLLRVARRWAVPGAFAAAIVVIVASGSLSEVAGGDLAPTLTWTTPTVDVATMVAIGVPLYLVTMTSQNIPGVAVLGSFGYRAPLAPALMYTGVTTVATAPLGGFSINLGAISAAISAGPTAGEDPDRRWVAGVSTGVTYMLLGPLTALVTAVSAAAPAGVIATVAGLALIGTFGSAAASALGDDGYREAAAVAFVVAASGLTIAGVGAAFWALLAGGVFVLVMRVGASPAPAAR
- a CDS encoding Maf family protein, whose amino-acid sequence is MGPVPIFVLASASPARLQTLRSAGLDPLVVVSGVDESQVAGVPPAELALALAELKCAAVLDRSEVPDGALVLGCDSVLDLDGVALGKPDDAADAVSRWRAMRGRSGVLRTGHSLRDTSSGRVVSATASTTVRFADVTDAEISAYVATGEPLHVAGAFTVDGLGGAFVTAIEGDFHNVVGVSLPLLRTLVADLGHAWTDLWAASARQG